In uncultured Cohaesibacter sp., a genomic segment contains:
- the ligA gene encoding NAD-dependent DNA ligase LigA, with protein sequence MDRNSLREKPVDQLDADEAKAELGYLAEEIAEADRLYHQDDAPVLTDAQYDALRRRNSALELRFPMLRREDSPTFRVGSAPSEKFAKITHAVPMLSLDNAFSDEDVSEFGARVRRFLGLGRDAALSITAEPKIDGLSASIRYENGELVYGVTRGDGTVGEDITANIKTIASIPHKLKGPTVPAVVEVRGEVYFPRSEFLALNERQAESGGKTFANPRNAAAGSLRQLDAEITRSRNLAFFAYAWGELSEPLGETQYEAVQRIGSWGFTVNPLMQRHDSVAGLISHYHEIEAMRSSLDYDIDGVVYKVDRLELQARLGFVSRAPRWAIAHKFPAEKAITRLLEIDIQVGRTGALTPVAKLEPVTVGGVVVSNATLHNEDEIVRKDVRVGDMVIVQRAGDVIPQILGPVRDEGGERGEAFVFPTVCPVCGSHAVREKKENGELDAIRRCTGGLVCRAQAVEQLKHFVSRNAMDIDGLGEKQVTAFFEQGIIRNAADIFHLRDLDEEKGRGERLRDQDGWGPTSARNLFAAIDERRSVELHRFIFALGIRHVGETTAKLLGRHYGSFAALREAMKAAGDADSDAWQDLLGIDGIGAIVARSIVEFFNEAHNEDVLDALLREVTPQEAEAVQTDSSISGKTVVFTGSLERLSRTEAKNQAESLGAKVSGSVSKKTDILVAGPGAGSKLKKAQELDITIMTEDEWIALLEG encoded by the coding sequence GTGGATCGGAATAGCTTGCGCGAGAAGCCGGTTGATCAATTGGATGCCGACGAGGCGAAGGCGGAGCTTGGCTATCTCGCCGAAGAAATTGCCGAAGCCGACAGGCTCTATCATCAGGACGACGCCCCTGTTCTGACGGACGCCCAGTATGATGCTCTGCGTCGGCGCAACAGCGCGCTTGAGCTGCGCTTTCCGATGCTGCGGCGTGAGGACAGCCCGACCTTCCGTGTCGGGTCGGCTCCTTCGGAAAAATTTGCCAAGATCACCCATGCTGTGCCCATGCTGTCACTCGACAATGCCTTCAGCGATGAGGATGTTTCCGAGTTCGGGGCAAGGGTGCGGCGCTTTCTCGGTCTTGGACGGGATGCGGCGCTATCGATCACTGCCGAGCCGAAAATCGATGGTCTGTCAGCCTCCATTCGCTATGAAAATGGTGAACTGGTCTATGGCGTGACCCGGGGTGATGGCACCGTTGGTGAAGACATCACGGCCAATATCAAGACGATTGCCTCCATTCCGCACAAGCTCAAGGGGCCGACCGTGCCCGCTGTCGTGGAAGTGCGCGGCGAGGTCTATTTCCCGCGCTCGGAATTTCTTGCCCTCAACGAGCGGCAGGCGGAAAGCGGCGGCAAGACCTTTGCCAATCCGCGCAACGCCGCCGCCGGCTCCTTGCGCCAGCTTGACGCTGAAATCACCCGTTCGCGTAATCTGGCCTTCTTTGCCTATGCCTGGGGCGAGTTGAGCGAACCACTGGGCGAGACCCAGTATGAAGCCGTGCAGCGGATCGGCTCGTGGGGCTTTACGGTCAACCCGCTGATGCAGCGTCACGACAGCGTTGCAGGATTGATCTCCCATTATCACGAGATCGAGGCGATGCGTTCTTCGCTCGACTATGACATTGACGGCGTGGTCTACAAGGTTGACCGGCTTGAGCTGCAGGCCCGGCTCGGATTTGTCTCTCGTGCCCCACGCTGGGCCATAGCGCACAAGTTTCCTGCCGAGAAGGCGATCACCCGTCTGCTGGAAATCGACATTCAGGTGGGCCGTACAGGCGCCCTGACGCCGGTTGCCAAGTTGGAACCGGTGACGGTGGGGGGCGTGGTGGTGTCCAACGCGACGCTTCACAATGAGGACGAGATCGTCCGCAAGGATGTCCGGGTCGGTGACATGGTCATCGTGCAGCGGGCAGGAGACGTCATTCCACAGATTCTCGGACCGGTGCGTGACGAGGGCGGCGAGCGTGGCGAGGCTTTTGTCTTCCCCACTGTCTGCCCTGTCTGTGGCTCTCATGCGGTGCGCGAGAAGAAGGAAAACGGTGAGCTTGATGCCATTCGCCGCTGCACCGGCGGGCTGGTCTGTCGGGCGCAGGCGGTGGAACAGCTCAAGCATTTTGTCTCGCGCAACGCCATGGATATCGACGGGCTGGGCGAGAAGCAGGTAACCGCCTTTTTCGAACAGGGCATCATCCGCAATGCGGCGGACATTTTCCATCTGCGTGATCTGGACGAAGAGAAAGGCCGGGGCGAGCGGCTGCGTGATCAGGATGGCTGGGGCCCGACGTCGGCCCGCAATCTGTTTGCCGCGATTGACGAGCGTCGCTCGGTCGAACTACACCGCTTCATCTTTGCGCTTGGCATTCGCCATGTGGGCGAAACCACGGCCAAGCTGCTTGGGCGCCACTATGGCAGCTTTGCCGCGCTCAGAGAGGCGATGAAGGCGGCAGGCGATGCGGACAGCGATGCATGGCAGGATCTGTTGGGAATCGACGGTATCGGCGCAATTGTGGCGCGCAGCATCGTCGAGTTCTTCAATGAAGCGCATAACGAGGACGTGCTTGATGCCCTGCTGAGGGAGGTGACGCCGCAGGAAGCTGAAGCCGTACAGACGGACAGCTCCATCTCGGGCAAGACGGTGGTCTTCACCGGCAGCCTTGAGCGCCTTTCCCGGACGGAAGCCAAGAACCAGGCCGAAAGTCTTGGTGCCAAGGTGTCAGGCTCGGTGTCCAAGAAAACCGATATCCTGGTTGCCGGACCGGGCGCAGGTTCAAAGCTGAAGAAGGCGCAGGAGCTTGACATCACGATCATGACCGAGGACGAGTGGATTGCTCTTCTCGAAGGCTAG
- a CDS encoding aminopeptidase P family protein — translation MSRADEFGGENMAPYAERLAWLTGFTGSAGSAVILKDKAAIFVDGRYTLQVQDQVDAELITPVAVLSKSVAEWLAETLQGGEVIGFDPWLYTQSAVDRFEKTCKEKGATLVACKSNPVDAIWTDRPSRPQNPIVPHSMALAGEASKDKLDKIAAGFAGKANATFITQGDSIAWLFNIRGSDVACAPLPLAFAIVLADGSAYLLTDLAKLPEDTRAHLPASVTIAPFEDLPNLIKSLSGVDKTWMLDETLVPYAIKTMIEDTGSRIVNASDPCLKPKAVKNAAELAGMRKAHHRDGLAMCQFLHWLDTMAPTDTLDEITATKALEDFRAETGCLKDISFDTIAGAGPNGAIVHYHVTEATNRKFVQNSLFLVDSGGQYPDGTTDITRTVAIGTPDAEMKDRFTRVLKGMIALTLARFPEGTKGIQLDTLARQPLWEVGLDYAHGTGHGVGSYLCCHEGPQSISKRGGAALEAGNVLSNEPGYYKTGAWGIRIENLVTVTEAKAMEGGELPMHGFETLTLCPIDQRLIDVSLLTSEEINWLNDYHEEVFAELSAELPEDVRAWLAEATKPLHP, via the coding sequence ATGTCCCGCGCCGATGAATTTGGCGGTGAAAACATGGCTCCCTATGCCGAGCGGCTGGCATGGCTCACGGGCTTCACGGGCTCGGCGGGCAGCGCAGTCATCCTCAAGGACAAGGCCGCCATCTTTGTGGATGGTCGTTACACCCTGCAAGTTCAGGATCAGGTCGATGCCGAATTGATCACACCTGTCGCCGTTCTGTCAAAATCGGTTGCCGAATGGCTCGCCGAAACCCTACAGGGGGGCGAGGTCATCGGATTTGATCCATGGCTCTATACCCAGAGCGCCGTCGACCGATTTGAAAAGACATGCAAGGAAAAGGGAGCGACCCTTGTTGCCTGCAAGAGCAATCCGGTGGATGCGATCTGGACCGACCGGCCAAGCCGCCCCCAGAACCCCATCGTGCCTCACTCGATGGCGCTTGCCGGTGAAGCATCAAAGGACAAGCTCGACAAGATCGCTGCAGGTTTTGCGGGCAAGGCGAATGCCACCTTTATCACCCAAGGCGACAGCATTGCCTGGCTGTTCAACATCCGCGGCAGTGACGTGGCCTGTGCACCGTTACCGCTTGCCTTTGCCATCGTGCTCGCCGACGGCAGCGCCTATCTGCTGACCGATCTGGCCAAGCTGCCGGAGGACACCCGCGCCCACCTTCCCGCTTCGGTTACTATCGCGCCATTTGAAGACCTGCCGAACCTGATCAAGTCGCTGTCCGGCGTGGACAAGACATGGATGCTGGATGAAACCCTCGTGCCCTATGCGATCAAGACGATGATCGAAGACACTGGCTCCCGCATTGTCAACGCCTCCGACCCCTGCCTCAAGCCCAAGGCCGTCAAGAATGCAGCCGAGCTTGCAGGCATGCGCAAAGCGCATCACCGGGACGGGTTGGCCATGTGCCAGTTCCTGCACTGGCTCGACACCATGGCCCCGACCGACACCCTCGACGAAATCACGGCAACCAAGGCGCTGGAGGATTTCCGCGCTGAAACCGGCTGCCTCAAGGATATCTCCTTTGACACCATCGCCGGAGCAGGCCCCAACGGTGCCATCGTCCACTATCATGTCACCGAGGCCACCAACCGCAAGTTCGTGCAGAACTCGCTGTTCCTTGTTGATTCCGGCGGGCAGTATCCGGACGGCACCACGGACATCACCCGCACGGTTGCCATTGGCACCCCCGACGCGGAGATGAAGGACCGTTTCACCCGCGTGCTCAAGGGCATGATCGCCCTGACGCTCGCTCGCTTCCCCGAAGGCACCAAGGGCATCCAGCTCGATACGCTGGCCCGCCAGCCGCTTTGGGAGGTCGGCCTCGACTATGCGCATGGCACGGGCCATGGCGTCGGTTCCTACCTTTGTTGCCACGAGGGGCCGCAGAGCATTTCCAAGCGGGGTGGCGCAGCGCTTGAGGCAGGCAATGTGCTGTCCAACGAGCCCGGCTACTACAAGACCGGAGCCTGGGGGATTCGCATCGAGAATCTGGTCACGGTCACCGAGGCCAAAGCGATGGAAGGAGGCGAATTGCCGATGCATGGCTTCGAAACCCTGACGCTCTGCCCGATCGATCAGCGCCTCATCGATGTCTCCCTGCTCACCAGTGAGGAAATCAACTGGCTCAATGACTATCACGAGGAAGTCTTTGCCGAACTGTCCGCAGAGCTGCCGGAGGACGTGCGCGCCTGGCTGGCAGAGGCAACCAAACCCCTGCACCCATAA
- a CDS encoding 50S ribosomal protein L11 methyltransferase, with amino-acid sequence MPQYLYAEGPIKDIQAAADHLQKVFEEDGFAISNFEVDEDRGIWALSLYPSDEQMSDVYRTTLAELSALSMALPLRTEELADIDWVTKSLEGLVPVEAGRFIIHGSHDRGLDTKGRIPVQINAGQAFGTGHHGTTAGCLKVLSEELRRFHPLRLLDLGTGSAVLAIALAKLLKQEIVATDIDPISIETANENIRINEVQPFVTTAVAAGFSHQIFAKKGPFDLIVANILAGPLCKMAPDLSKHIARGGRVILSGLLPHQRARVLAAYRLQGLRHVRTIKEDGWLVLVLER; translated from the coding sequence ATGCCCCAATATCTTTATGCCGAAGGCCCCATCAAGGACATTCAGGCCGCAGCCGACCATCTGCAGAAGGTCTTCGAGGAAGATGGCTTTGCCATTTCAAACTTCGAGGTTGATGAGGATCGCGGTATCTGGGCCCTCTCCCTTTATCCTTCCGACGAGCAGATGAGCGATGTCTATCGCACGACCCTTGCGGAACTTTCTGCCCTGTCGATGGCGCTGCCGCTCCGCACGGAAGAACTGGCTGATATCGACTGGGTGACAAAAAGCCTTGAAGGTCTGGTACCGGTGGAAGCCGGACGGTTCATCATCCATGGCTCCCATGATCGTGGCCTCGACACCAAGGGCCGGATTCCCGTGCAGATCAACGCCGGGCAGGCGTTTGGGACGGGGCACCATGGCACCACGGCCGGATGTCTGAAGGTTCTGAGTGAAGAGCTGCGACGCTTCCATCCCCTGCGTTTGCTCGATCTGGGCACGGGGTCAGCGGTTCTGGCCATTGCACTGGCAAAACTGCTGAAACAGGAGATCGTGGCGACCGACATCGACCCCATCTCCATCGAGACCGCCAACGAGAACATCCGCATCAACGAGGTGCAGCCGTTCGTCACCACTGCCGTCGCAGCCGGGTTCAGCCATCAGATATTTGCGAAAAAGGGACCATTCGACCTGATTGTTGCCAACATTCTGGCCGGACCGCTGTGCAAGATGGCCCCGGATCTGTCGAAGCATATCGCCAGAGGTGGTCGCGTCATCCTCTCGGGTCTTCTGCCACATCAGCGCGCGCGCGTTCTTGCTGCCTACCGGCTGCAAGGCTTGCGTCATGTCAGAACGATCAAGGAAGACGGGTGGTTGGTTCTGGTCCTGGAACGATAA
- a CDS encoding UvrD-helicase domain-containing protein: MSDLFATPPVSPIREREEEDQQGIRARLARMHPTPYLDGLNPEQREAVESLDGPLLVLAGAGTGKTRVLTTRIGHILATRRATPWQILSVTFTNKAAREMKDRIGKLIGGSVEGMQWLGTFHSIGVKILRRHAELVGLRSNFTILDTDDQIRLLKQLIQAAAIEEKRWPARQLATLIDGWKNRGLSPNQVPQDEAFLFAQGKGIALYAAYQERLKILNACDFGDLLLECIRLFRENPDVLAGYHEKFRYILVDEYQDTNVAQYLWLRLLAQSSHNICCVGDDDQSIYGWRGAEVDNILRFEEDFPGAKVIRLERNYRSTAHILAAASHLITYNEGRLGKTLHPQIKDDEAEKVTVASVWDSEEEARTIGDQIEAYQRAGHALNDMAILVRASFQMREFEDRFITMGLNYRVIGGPRFYERAEIRDALAYFRAVVQSADDLAFERIVNTPRRGLGDATIRQIHTLARAEEIPLMEAASEMVETEDLKPKPRNALKGLLGQFNHWRTMLATMKHTELAEIILDESGYTEMWQKDKSPDAPGRLENLKELIRSMEEFDSLPSFLEHIALVMDRDAGETNDAVSIMTLHSAKGLEFDTVFLPGWEEGLFPHQRALDESGTKGLEEERRLAYVGITRAKKRAKIYVASNRRIHGLWQNSIPSRFLDELPSKHVEIEESQSTYGGYGASGVGGSIYGKSRFDTSDPFENTYETPGWKRAQANKANRTKTSAPKAKRATTTIEGELVAKSVSDTPSKFSVGERVFHLKFGYGEIRSIEGNKLTIQFQTGQKRVLDSFVEKH; the protein is encoded by the coding sequence ATGTCTGATCTTTTTGCGACACCACCCGTATCCCCGATCCGCGAGCGTGAGGAGGAAGATCAGCAAGGCATTCGCGCAAGGCTCGCCCGCATGCACCCGACGCCCTATCTGGATGGTCTCAACCCCGAACAGAGAGAGGCGGTGGAGAGCCTTGACGGCCCGCTGCTGGTTCTGGCTGGCGCGGGCACCGGCAAGACCCGCGTATTGACCACCCGTATCGGCCACATTCTGGCAACGCGCCGCGCCACACCATGGCAGATCCTGTCGGTGACCTTCACCAACAAGGCCGCCCGCGAGATGAAAGACCGCATCGGCAAACTGATCGGCGGCTCCGTGGAAGGCATGCAATGGCTTGGCACCTTCCACTCCATCGGCGTCAAGATCCTGAGGCGTCATGCCGAGCTGGTCGGGCTGCGGTCCAACTTCACCATTCTTGATACCGACGACCAGATCCGCCTGCTCAAGCAGCTCATTCAGGCCGCTGCCATCGAAGAGAAGCGCTGGCCAGCCCGCCAGCTTGCCACCCTGATTGACGGCTGGAAGAACCGTGGTCTCTCCCCCAATCAGGTACCGCAGGACGAAGCCTTCCTGTTTGCCCAGGGCAAGGGCATCGCCCTTTACGCTGCCTATCAGGAGCGCCTCAAGATCCTCAACGCCTGCGACTTTGGAGACCTGCTACTGGAGTGCATCCGCCTGTTCCGCGAGAACCCGGATGTGCTCGCCGGCTATCACGAGAAGTTCCGCTATATTCTGGTGGACGAGTATCAGGACACCAACGTCGCCCAATATCTCTGGCTGCGTCTTCTGGCCCAGTCGAGCCACAACATCTGCTGCGTCGGCGACGACGACCAGTCAATCTACGGCTGGCGTGGTGCCGAGGTCGACAACATCCTGCGCTTCGAAGAAGACTTCCCCGGTGCCAAGGTCATCCGGCTTGAGCGCAACTATCGTTCCACCGCCCATATTCTGGCTGCAGCCTCCCATCTGATCACCTATAACGAAGGGCGCCTCGGCAAAACCCTGCACCCGCAGATCAAGGATGATGAGGCCGAAAAGGTCACGGTTGCCTCTGTCTGGGATTCGGAAGAAGAGGCCCGCACCATCGGCGACCAGATCGAGGCCTATCAGCGCGCCGGGCACGCGCTCAACGACATGGCCATTCTGGTCCGCGCCTCCTTCCAGATGCGCGAGTTCGAAGACCGTTTCATCACCATGGGTCTCAACTATCGCGTCATCGGCGGCCCTCGCTTCTACGAGCGCGCCGAAATCCGCGACGCGCTGGCCTATTTCCGCGCCGTGGTCCAGTCCGCTGACGACCTTGCCTTCGAGCGCATTGTCAACACGCCCCGCCGCGGCCTTGGCGATGCGACCATTCGCCAGATTCACACCTTGGCCCGCGCCGAGGAAATCCCGCTGATGGAAGCGGCGTCCGAAATGGTGGAAACCGAAGATCTGAAGCCCAAACCGCGCAATGCCCTCAAGGGCCTGCTTGGCCAGTTCAACCACTGGCGCACCATGCTTGCCACAATGAAGCATACCGAGCTGGCCGAGATCATCCTTGATGAATCGGGCTATACGGAAATGTGGCAGAAGGACAAGTCACCGGATGCGCCGGGCCGCCTTGAGAACCTCAAGGAACTGATCCGCTCGATGGAGGAATTCGACTCGCTGCCCAGCTTCCTTGAGCATATCGCCCTGGTGATGGATCGCGATGCTGGCGAGACCAACGACGCGGTCTCGATCATGACCCTGCATTCTGCCAAGGGGCTCGAATTCGATACGGTCTTCCTGCCCGGCTGGGAAGAAGGTCTGTTCCCCCACCAGCGGGCACTCGATGAATCTGGCACCAAGGGTCTGGAGGAAGAGCGTCGCCTCGCCTATGTCGGCATCACCCGCGCCAAGAAGCGGGCCAAGATCTACGTCGCCTCCAACCGGCGCATTCATGGTTTGTGGCAGAATTCCATCCCCTCGCGCTTCCTTGACGAGCTGCCCTCCAAGCATGTCGAGATCGAGGAGAGCCAGTCCACCTATGGCGGCTATGGCGCTTCCGGCGTTGGCGGCTCGATCTATGGCAAGAGCCGGTTCGATACCTCCGATCCCTTCGAGAACACCTACGAAACACCGGGCTGGAAGCGAGCACAGGCCAACAAGGCCAACCGCACCAAAACCAGCGCACCCAAGGCCAAACGCGCCACCACCACCATCGAGGGCGAACTGGTCGCCAAGAGCGTCTCGGACACGCCGTCGAAGTTTTCCGTCGGTGAACGGGTGTTTCATCTCAAGTTCGGTTATGGTGAAATCCGCTCCATTGAAGGCAACAAGCTGACCATCCAGTTCCAGACCGGACAAAAGCGGGTGCTCGACAGTTTCGTGGAAAAACATTAG
- a CDS encoding chloride channel protein, with protein MFWTNPIKLIRSWIEPNWSIYLSTQQPKLWLFAIIVGFLVSLAAILFRLGIGGVQWFWLGTSSETIIATVRASPAWIVVLAPTLGGLFVGAFLQYVHPVKRAEGVADVIEARARGGRGLRFWQALDSAAITIISLGSGASAGREGPIVHFGASLASSLSRKLSLQPTARKILLACGVASAVSASFNAPIAGVLFAHEVILGHYAFSAFVPIVLASAVGTTFSRLYFGDIASFIIPDYQLTSYWELPSFALLGIVCAIVAVLFQTSLLGTDWIARHIKMPLICRPVIGGFLVGLLALAFPEVLGVGYEATDLALRQQLPLMTLLWLIFAKMLATAITLASRFGGGIFSPALYIGAMVGGTFGLIAQPLLPEIASTHGLYALLGMGAVTSAVLGAPISTTMIVFELTGGYALSIALLLTVSISNGITVALSGRSYFHWQLAMRGIFLNEGTHRYIVKQVTVAEVYTPLAPDVAVEATVLRHDMEAIRMQDTLELALKTFNDNGGADLAVLDPHNPGRIVGWVRQVDALRYFNDVLISTQVEEHR; from the coding sequence ATGTTCTGGACCAACCCGATCAAACTGATACGTAGCTGGATAGAGCCGAACTGGTCGATCTATCTGTCGACACAACAGCCCAAACTGTGGCTGTTTGCCATCATCGTCGGCTTTCTGGTCTCGCTGGCGGCCATCCTCTTCCGGCTCGGCATCGGCGGGGTGCAGTGGTTCTGGCTCGGCACCAGCAGTGAGACGATCATTGCCACGGTGCGGGCGAGCCCTGCCTGGATCGTCGTTCTTGCGCCAACCCTTGGCGGCCTGTTCGTCGGAGCTTTCCTGCAATATGTCCACCCCGTCAAGCGTGCCGAAGGGGTGGCCGATGTCATCGAGGCCCGGGCACGCGGCGGCCGGGGGCTGCGCTTCTGGCAGGCTCTAGACAGCGCCGCCATCACCATCATTTCGCTGGGCTCTGGCGCAAGCGCCGGGCGCGAGGGGCCAATCGTTCATTTTGGGGCCAGCCTCGCCAGCTCTCTCAGCCGCAAGCTGTCGCTGCAACCAACGGCCCGCAAGATCCTTCTGGCCTGTGGCGTTGCCAGTGCCGTCTCTGCCTCGTTCAACGCCCCGATCGCTGGCGTGCTGTTCGCCCATGAGGTCATTCTGGGGCATTATGCCTTCTCGGCCTTTGTGCCGATCGTGCTGGCCTCCGCTGTGGGGACCACTTTCTCACGCCTCTATTTCGGCGATATTGCCTCCTTCATCATTCCCGACTATCAGCTCACCTCCTATTGGGAACTGCCCTCCTTTGCCCTTCTGGGTATTGTCTGTGCCATCGTGGCGGTGCTGTTCCAGACCTCACTGCTCGGCACCGACTGGATCGCCCGCCACATCAAGATGCCGCTGATCTGCCGCCCCGTCATCGGCGGTTTCCTCGTTGGCCTTCTGGCGCTGGCCTTCCCTGAAGTGCTTGGCGTCGGCTATGAGGCAACCGATCTGGCCCTCAGGCAGCAATTGCCGCTAATGACACTCCTCTGGCTGATCTTCGCCAAGATGCTGGCAACCGCAATCACGTTGGCATCCCGTTTTGGTGGTGGTATCTTCTCGCCCGCTCTCTATATCGGCGCCATGGTTGGCGGCACCTTCGGTCTCATCGCCCAGCCGCTATTGCCCGAAATCGCCTCGACCCACGGCCTTTACGCGCTGCTGGGCATGGGGGCTGTTACCTCCGCCGTGCTTGGCGCGCCCATTTCGACCACCATGATCGTGTTCGAGCTGACCGGCGGCTATGCCCTGTCCATCGCCCTGCTGCTGACGGTATCCATTTCCAATGGCATCACCGTCGCCCTCAGTGGCCGCTCCTATTTCCACTGGCAACTGGCCATGCGCGGCATCTTTCTCAACGAAGGCACCCATCGCTATATCGTCAAGCAGGTAACCGTTGCCGAAGTTTACACCCCGCTGGCACCAGACGTTGCCGTCGAGGCTACCGTGCTGCGGCACGACATGGAAGCCATCCGCATGCAGGACACGCTGGAACTGGCACTCAAGACCTTCAATGACAACGGCGGCGCCGATCTCGCGGTGCTCGATCCGCACAATCCCGGTCGGATCGTCGGCTGGGTGCGGCAGGTGGATGCCTTGCGCTATTTCAACGACGTCCTCATCAGCACCCAGGTGGAGGAGCATCGCTGA
- a CDS encoding chloride channel protein, which yields MNQFINLHIPHGKQVRAQRLIWQRRLIFGLGGIMVGFAAVALAMGADASQDLYRQMIAAYPYAGLLVTPLGFGAIVWVTNRYFPGTQGSGIPQAIAARRLKRPTSRAKLVGVRSAVGKIVMTLLGMMIGASTGREGPTVQVGAALMFLTGRIAPKRQVGLILAGAAAGIAGAFNTPLAGIVFAIEEMSRSFEMRTSGMILGTVILAGLTSMAILGNYTYFGTSHDVLQFGWGWIAVPIVGVIGGLAGGLFSKILVLFTYGLPGAVGAMIKAHPIPFAILCGLIVALAGLYTDGAVNGSGYEAARDVLHGDTELRLEYAPLKLLATIASSIGGLPGGIFSPSLSVGAGLGADLAGWFPKVPVGAIVLLGMVSYFTGVVQAPITSFVIVMEMTDNHQMMLPLMACAIIANAASKVFCKEGVYHMQSGKFYDFARHREPDPATTPAPDAKTDTKP from the coding sequence ATGAACCAATTCATTAACCTGCATATTCCGCATGGCAAACAAGTCCGAGCCCAACGTCTGATCTGGCAAAGACGGCTCATCTTCGGGTTGGGCGGCATTATGGTCGGCTTTGCCGCCGTGGCTCTGGCCATGGGCGCAGACGCCAGTCAGGATCTCTATCGCCAGATGATCGCCGCCTATCCTTACGCCGGTCTTCTGGTAACCCCGCTCGGCTTTGGCGCGATCGTCTGGGTGACCAATCGCTACTTCCCCGGCACACAGGGTTCCGGTATTCCGCAAGCCATTGCCGCCCGTCGGCTCAAGCGCCCCACCAGCCGGGCAAAGCTGGTTGGCGTGCGCTCAGCCGTCGGCAAGATCGTCATGACACTGCTCGGCATGATGATCGGTGCTTCAACCGGCCGTGAGGGCCCGACGGTTCAGGTCGGTGCCGCATTGATGTTCCTGACGGGCCGCATTGCTCCCAAACGGCAGGTGGGTCTCATTCTGGCGGGCGCGGCGGCCGGTATCGCTGGTGCCTTCAACACGCCGCTGGCCGGGATTGTCTTTGCCATCGAGGAAATGAGCCGCTCGTTTGAAATGCGCACCAGCGGCATGATCCTCGGCACGGTCATCCTCGCCGGTCTGACCTCCATGGCCATATTGGGCAACTACACCTATTTCGGTACCTCGCACGATGTTCTGCAGTTCGGTTGGGGCTGGATTGCCGTTCCCATCGTCGGCGTGATTGGCGGCCTTGCTGGCGGCCTGTTCTCGAAGATTCTGGTGCTCTTCACCTATGGCCTTCCGGGCGCTGTCGGCGCTATGATCAAGGCCCATCCGATCCCCTTTGCCATTCTCTGCGGCCTGATCGTCGCCCTTGCCGGTCTCTACACCGATGGTGCCGTCAACGGCTCCGGTTATGAAGCCGCTAGGGACGTGCTGCATGGAGACACCGAACTGCGCCTTGAATATGCCCCCCTGAAACTGCTAGCCACCATCGCCTCTTCCATCGGCGGCCTGCCCGGCGGCATTTTCTCGCCGTCTCTCTCGGTAGGGGCCGGACTGGGCGCCGACCTTGCGGGCTGGTTCCCCAAGGTGCCTGTTGGTGCTATCGTGCTGCTCGGCATGGTTTCCTACTTCACCGGCGTTGTTCAGGCTCCCATCACCTCCTTCGTCATCGTCATGGAAATGACCGACAACCACCAGATGATGTTGCCGCTGATGGCTTGTGCCATCATCGCGAATGCAGCCTCCAAGGTCTTCTGCAAGGAAGGCGTCTACCATATGCAGTCCGGAAAATTCTACGATTTCGCCCGCCATCGCGAGCCGGACCCCGCGACGACGCCTGCGCCGGATGCAAAAACGGACACCAAACCGTAG